Proteins from one Pristis pectinata isolate sPriPec2 chromosome 34, sPriPec2.1.pri, whole genome shotgun sequence genomic window:
- the LOC127586116 gene encoding LOW QUALITY PROTEIN: phostensin-like (The sequence of the model RefSeq protein was modified relative to this genomic sequence to represent the inferred CDS: inserted 1 base in 1 codon; deleted 1 base in 1 codon), which produces MASLPKWKAQLLERKRRDEEEGRRREKEELERLASIPAWKKEVMERRRSRLCSRPLPGEGQAPVPGRAGPRGDERAGTQEGAVLQEAIGPVNCNPFVRQERRRWDGEMGQGPRPRQWAPTNAGARTSRPGDLAAPEPEDLPHPWQPASDAPRADPGRRVGAPRRPVTEAALTRSVEDLSCLGRGQGKGEEEEEEEEGEEGEQVPRRGRVSRLLSRFGQRRGFFARSRSSENVLRRPSRPGDPEIPGLLPRRPPQQPPSPSPPRSLPGASFVGRGDPTEDQDPEPPSPSPTPSPSSSPPATNARGEGAGCPPAHRPAEPEEGGRPTESPQASGRQVGAAPDPRETPAADGQGQGPGGPPPFPSPTHPALSLPWARLLSAMPPLSPAACRNRSNQHSFPFLCRPDLRLPGCCGFLPCCSSDCVGRGGRWAPGPAGRSRPREASVPRAAGRPGGGRHEQAVQGGGPLLGRARAPPTAQEEAGPPVRFLKGAVGLLSRPEAAAPSEGPAEKDSPGTAPSDGQEAKGPWGCVRPSGTPQRKAGRTITINPRKMAASKASAAAENGVVAPPATTQPPAAPGAPAKKRYPTAEEILVIXGYLTLRRSCLVKAGATRRKVRPLNISFNDGELESTFEYPSELALLAEFGTDEDEAAPQLREPQEEEEEEEEAPVPRLEVPGSPVVGRVIRRKPLLVDESCR; this is translated from the exons ATGGCGTCCCTCCCCAAGTGGAAGGCCCAACTTCTGGAGCGGAAGAGGAGGGatgaggaagagggcagaaggagggagaaggaggagcTCGAGAGGCTGGCTAGCATCCCGGCCTGGAAGAAGGAGGtaatggagaggaggaggagccgCCTTTGCTCCCGGCCCCTGCCGGGCGAGGGCCAGGCTCCTGTCCCAGGGAGGGCTGGGCCGCGGGGTGATGAGCGTGCCGGCACCCAGGAGGGGGCGGTCCTGCAGGAGGCCATCGGGCCCGTCAACTGCAACCCCTTCGTGCGGCAGGAGAGGCGGAGGTGGGACGGGGAGATGGGGCAGGGCCCCAGGCCCCGGCAGTGGGCCCCCACCAACGCCGGGGCCAGGACGTCCCGGCCGGGCGACCTCGCCGCCCCGGAGCCCGAGGACCTCCCCCACCCGTGGCAACCGGCCTCCGACGCCCCAAGGGCCGATCCGGGCAGGAGGGTGGGGGCCCCAAGGCGTCCCGTCACCGAGGCCGCCCTGACCAGGAGCGTGGAGGACCTGAGCTGCTTGGGGAGGGGCCAGGgcaagggggaggaggaggaggaggaggaggagggggaggagggggagcaggTGCCCAGGCGAGGTAGGGTCAGCCGGCTGCTCAGCCGTTTCGGCCAGCGGCGGGGCTTCTTCGCCCGTTCCCGCAGCTCGGAGAATGTCCTGCGGCGCCCCTCCAGACCTGGGGACCCAGAGATCCCGGGACTCCTCCCTCGCCGGCCCCCCCAGCAACCCCCCTCGCCTTCCCCTCCCCGGAGCCTGCCTGGTGCCTCATTTGTCGGCCGGGGTGACCCCACCGAGGACCAGGACCCTGAgccgccctccccctcccccaccccatccccctcctcctcgccCCCGGCAACCAACGCCCGTGGGGAGGGGGCGGGCTGCCCCCCGGCCCACCGCCCCGCCGAGCCAGAGGAGGGGGGGCGGCCCACAGAGTCACCCCAGGCCAGCGGGCGGCAGGTGGGGGCTGCCCCAGACCCCCGGGAGACCCCAGCGGCGGACGGCCAGGGGCAGGGTCCGGGCGGGCCGCCCCCCTTCCCATCTCCCACGCATCCCGCCCTGAGCCTCCCCTGGGCCaggctgttgtcggcgatgcctCCCCTCAGCCCGGCAGCCTGTCGAAACCGCAG CAATCAGCACAGCTTCCCCTTCCTGTGCCGGCCTGACCTCAGGCTGCCTGGCTGCTGCGGCTTCCTGCCCTGCTGCAGCAGCGACTGTGTCGGGAGGGGCGGACGATGGGCCCCAGGACCTGCAGGCCGGAGTAGGCCCAGAGAGGCCTCCGTCCCCCGAGCAGCAGGCCGCCCAGGAGGGGGCCGGCATGAGCAGGCTGTACAGGGTGGAGGGCCTCTCCTGGGCAGGGCCCGCGCCCCACCCACTGCCCAGGAGGAGGCTGGGCCTCCGGTCCGCTTCCTTAAAGGGGCGGTGGGCCTCCTCAGCAGGCCGGAGGCGGCGGCTCCGAGCGAGGGCCCGGCGGAGAAGGACAGCCCCGGGACGGCGCCTAGCGACGGGCAGGAGGCCAAGGGGCCATGGGGGTGCGTGCGTCCGAGCGGAACCCCCCAGCGCAAGGCAGGCCGGACCATCACCATCAACCCCCGCAAGATGGCGGCTAGCAAGGCCTCAGCGGCGGCGGAGAACGGTGTGGTGGCTCCCCCGGCAACGACACAGCCCCCGGCAGCCCCAGGCGCGCCGGCCAAGAAGAGGTACCCGACAGCTGAGGAGATCCTGGTGA GGGGTTACCTGACCCTGCGGAGGTCCTGCCTGGTCAAGGCCGGGGCGACCCGGAGGAAGGTGAGGCCT TTAAACATCTCCTTTAATGACGGCGAGTTGGAGTCCACCTTCGAGTACCCATCGGAACTGGCGCTGCTGGCTGAGTTCGGCACCGATGAGGACGAGGCGGCGCCCCAGCTCCGGGAGCctcaggaagaggaggaggaggaggaagaggcacCGGTCCCTCGCCTGGAGGTGCCCGGGTCGCCTGTGGTCGGGAGAGTGATCCGCAGGAAGCCGCTTCTCGTAG